One Littorina saxatilis isolate snail1 linkage group LG12, US_GU_Lsax_2.0, whole genome shotgun sequence genomic region harbors:
- the LOC138981346 gene encoding insulin-like growth factor-binding protein-related protein 1: MKLECALGVMAAVLAVAMAAKKCPVCDPEACPALNGANCLAGTTKDDCGCCDICARLEGRPCNIDANDQCGDGLECRESESTGAICLCKFQEILCGSDNKTYSNLCQLMATAVREQRTNTLNVKSVGPCEPGATIVTKPEYVRNHTDSNVVLQCEAMGLPTPSMAWVFTRADNQTFNLPGDDCKLVTSSRGGPGKFMVTSWLQIEGLQKFHEGDYTCVAFNQHHTDRSKARIKVVEQ; the protein is encoded by the exons ATGAAGTTGGAGTGTGCGCTAGGTGTCATGGCGGCCGTGCTGGCTGTAGCAATGGCGGCCAAAAAGTGTCCGGTCTGCGATCCCGAGGCGTGCCCGGCGCTGAACGGAGCCAACTGTCTGGCGGGCACCACCAAGGATGACTGTGGATGCTGCGACATCTGTGCCAGGCTGGAGGGACGACCCTGCAACATCGA TGCCAACGACCAGTGTGGCGACGGACTGGAGTGCCGGGAGTCGGAGAGCACGGGCGCCATCTGTCTGTGCAAGTTCCAGGAGATCCTGTGCGGCAGCGACAACAAGACGTACAGCAACCTGTGTCAGCTAATGGCCACGGCGGTCAGGGAACAGCGCACCAACACGCTCAACGTCAAGTCCGTCGGACCCTGCGAGCCCG GTGCTACCATCGTGACGAAGCCGGAGTACGTGCGCAACCACACCGACAGCAACGTGGTGCTGCAGTGTGAGGCTATGGGTCTGCCTACCCCCTCAATGGCATGGGTCTTCACCAGGGCCGACAACCAGACATTCAACCTGCCAG GTGACGACTGCAAGCTGGTGACGTCATCTCGGGGCGGGCCGGGCAAGTTCATGGTGACGTCATGGCTGCAGATCGAGGGGCTGCAGAAATTCCACGAGGGCGACTACACGTGTGTGGCCTTCAACCAGCACCACACCGACCGCTCCAAGGCCAGGATCAAGGTCGTCGAGCAGTAG